One window from the genome of Eucalyptus grandis isolate ANBG69807.140 chromosome 7, ASM1654582v1, whole genome shotgun sequence encodes:
- the LOC104454927 gene encoding disease resistance protein At4g27190 — protein MAEIAVSVACEVAKCLLAPVSRHCGYVIFSDRCVRQLNVEVKKLGDTRDEVQHSIDDAQNNMKPIKAKVETWVKEVETVADKAHEVLDYDGRAKKTCFYGWLPNPKARYCLGNEASKMIKDIKDLIEQGQFESVYDEISPPGRVGGALNVNSSAVDGGDFITDSRTSIFQGIMKALDDEKLKVIGVHGPGGVGKTTLLEEVKKKLMKENRSFDMIINVEVSQTPDLNNIQGQIADALSLNLKKKQSQQGRRDLLFQRLQSDPNEKSVGIPSVDESRGCKLLVASRFKDVLEQKMHADKTFRLEGLNNDEAFRLFEKIVGDNLKDEELKPIAAQVVEKLAGLPLLIISIASTLKYSRVSAWKDALIKIEDSNIETIVKLSYDHLKSEDAKSLFLLCGLIGGTIQVELLLGLGMGLVLFEGFNNTVEDSRNRLNTMLDSLRSVCLLQDDGDDMETVIIHDLYSEVVVSAPFRSQNSLMMNNYYVSWPKEKLEKCWAICLVNDYGDGLAEKMRCAFPDLKIFVLSQIGSFVAPIHRHDVRDCCGLDFTSMEQLQVLYLRFIHITNLRSSIGTLRNLHSLYLDYCIVDNVAILGKLRTLQILSLAGSQISKLPKEIGELRNLRSLNLYDCDLLVIIEHGALKGLVNLEELYMRGSFSQWIVNDEIPAESYNGRLVELKSLRKLASLEISIHDPIVLLKDDDLPFGNLIRFWIDIGNAYGRGFRGLRTMKLQLEGCDGILSKEWVQKTLQKTQYLYLDGLGEFKENAHELCIRGFKQLKHLDILNSPSIKYIISSLNDLLTAFMDLESLFLENLINLEKICNGPVTPNCFSKLKVVHIEKCHQLKNMWFLSEMQRCVHLEEIEICECDSLQAIIIDDASKVEVAIDDMVELPNVRRLDLRKLPNMTSFCSRAEGAPIQVSLPCLESLVMVGFLGIEKILYSDPSIKYSGLKSLKIEESKSTLSIPKDWILKLPNLESMEIAGSPSA, from the exons ATGGCAGAGATTGCTGTGTCTGTAGCTTGCGAAGTGGCAAAGTGCCTGTTGGCTCCGGTCAGTCGGCACTGCGGCTACGTAATATTCTCTGACCGCTGCGTTCGGCAACTTAATGTTGAAGTTAAGAAGCTGGGTGACACGAGGGATGAGGTGCAGCATTCCATCGATGATGCTCAAAACAACATGAAGCCGATCAAAGCCAAGGTTGAGACATGGGTGAAAGAAGTGGAGACCGTCGCTGACAAGGCACACGAGGTGCTGGATTACGATGGAAGAGCTAAGAAAACTTGCTTCTACGGGTGGCTTCCCAATCCGAAGGCACGTTATTGTCTTGGCAACGAGGCGAGCaagatgatcaaggacatcAAAGATCTCATTGAGCAGGGTCAATTTGAGAGCGTCTACGACGAGATTTCCCCACCGGGACGTGTTGGCGGTGCTCTCAACGTGAATTCGTCAGCCGTTGATGGGGGCGACTTTATCACCGATTCGCGAACTTCCATCTTTCAGGGCATAATGAAAGCTCTGGATGATGAGAAGCTAAAAGTGATTGGGGTCCACGGACCTGGCGGCGTGGGGAAGACTACGTTGTTGGAGGAAGTCAAGAAGAAACTCATGAAAGAGAATAGATCGTTCGACATGATTATCAATGTGGAAGTCTCGCAAACTCCGGACTTGAATAATATCCAAGGCCAGATCGCTGATGCCTTGAGTCTGAATCTGAAGAAAAAGCAAAGCCAACAGGGAAGAAGAGATCTTTTGTTCCAGAGATTGCAGAGTGATCCGAATGAGAAG TCAGTCGGAATTCCTTCGGTAGACGAGAGCAGGGGATGCAAGTTGCTGGTAGCATCAAGATTTAAAGATGTCTTGGAGCAAAAGATGCATGCGGATAAAACATTTCGTCTTGAAGGTTTAAACAACGACGAAGCTTTTAGGCTATTTGAAAAGATAGTTGGCGACAACCTCAAAGACGAGGAATTGAAACCAATAGCAGCTCAAGTGGTCGAGAAGCTCGCAGGTTTGCCTCTTTTGATTATCTCCATCGCAAGCACTTTGAAATATAGCCGTGTGTCTGCATGGAAAGACGCATTGATAAAAATAGAGGACTCAAATATAGAAACCATAGTAAAGCTGAGTTATGACCATCTGAAGAGTGAGGACGCCAAGTCCTTATTCTTGCTCTGTGGTCTTATTGGTGGGACCATTCAAGTCGAACTTCTGCTGGGACTAGGCATGGGGTTGGTCTTGTTTGAGGGATTCAATAACACGGTAGAAGATTCAAGAAATAGATTGAATACTATGCTCGATAGCCTCCGTTCTGTTTGTTTGTTgcaagatgatggtgatgacatGGAGACTGTGATCATACATGATCTTTATAGTGAGGTGGTCGTCTCAGCTCCATTTAGAAGTCAGAATTCCTTAATGATGAACAACTATTATGTTTCGTGGCCAAAAGAAAAGCTTGAGAAATGTTGGGCAATATGCCTTGTTAATGATTACGGTGATGGCCTTGCTGAAAAAATGCGGTGTGCGTTTCCCGACTTGAAGATATTCGTGTTGTCTCAGATTGGGTCGTTCGTGGCACCTATACACCGACATGATGTGAGAGATTGCTGTGGACTAGATTTCACAAGCATGGAGCAGCTCCAAGTCCTATATCTTCGCTTCATACATATCACCAATTTACGTTCCTCGATTGGCACCCTCAGGAACCTCCACTCATTATACTTAGACTATTGCATTGTGGACAATGTGGCAATTCTTGGCAAGCTCAGAACATTGCAGATTCTCAGCTTGGCAGGATCTCAAATTTCTAAGCTGCCTAAAGAAATTGGGGAACTTAGGAATCTAAGATCATTGAATCTATATGATTGTGACTTGCTTGTGATAATCGAGCACGGTGCCTTGAAAGGCTTAGTCAACTTGGAAGAGTTATATATGAGGGGAAGCTTTAGTCAATGGATAGTCAATGATGAAATACCAGCGGAATCGTATAATGGTAGGCTTGTTGAGTTGAAGAGCTTGAGAAAGCTAGCCTCTTTAGAAATATCAATTCATGATCCCATCGTACTCTTAAAGGATGATGACCTGCCATTTGGGAACCTGATCAGATTTTGGATCGACATAGGAAATGCTTACGGAAGGGGATTTCGTGGTTTGAGAACCATGAAACTCCAATTGGAAGGATGTGATGgtattctctcaaaagaatgGGTTCAGAAAACTTTGCAAAAAACTCAATACTTATATTTGGATGGATTGGGAGAGTTCAAGGAGAATGCTCATGAGTTGTGCATTCGAGGATTTAAACAACTGAAGCATCTCGACATTCTAAACAGCCCCTCAATCAAGTACATCATCAGTTCATTAAATGACCTTCTcactgcatttatggatttagAGTCTTTGTTCCTCGAAAATCTTATTAATCTGGAGAAGATATGCAATGGCCCTGTCACACCAAATTGCTTCAGCAAATTGAAAGTTGTGCATATCGAAAAGTGCCACCAATTGAAAAATATGTGGTTCCTGTCAGAGATGCAAAGATGTGTACATTTGGAAGAGATTGAAATATGTGAATGTGACTCATTACAAGCCATTATCATAGATGATGCGAGCAAAGTAGAAGTTGCTATTGATGACATGGTTGAGTTGCCTAATGTACGTCGTCTAGATTTGCGTAAGTTACCAAATATGACGAGCTTTTGCAGTAGAGCTGAGGGTGCTCCAATTCAg GTTTCATTGCCTTGCTTGGAATCCCTAGTAATGGTTGGATTCCTTGGCATAGAAAAGATACTCTACAGTGATCCCTCAATAAAATACAGTGGTCTGAAGTCGCTAAAGATAGAAGAATCTAAATCCACATTGAGTATTCCCAAAGATTGGATACTGAAGCTGCCAAATTTGGAGTCAATGGAAATTGCGGGCTCTCCATCAGCATAA
- the LOC104452620 gene encoding uncharacterized protein LOC104452620, producing MKTVIVDEEGTDDIIELPLLKRLSITRCPTEKFFSYPHGKKESVTTTSNSQDAYFDSFFDQKVSLPSLEELKLELEGSFKGIWHSELMETSFCKLATLSIGYCSKLHNIFPSTIIGRLHNLTIVEIENCPSLESLFDCGSTEVKTVREAGKLKCTVKSDSQMILSFPSLKKVRVCNCSNLRYLFPSCRATTLEKLESLWISNCEQMKEVVPKETAKEDDESSQPLFNEMVRFPNIRKLQIEGARCKELWNSQIPYDSFCKLEFLRLEHCDNLLCIAPSHMWKKLQLCLDFLEVRSCRLVEIIYKSDGTNTKSGKLRRLALHDLENLRHIWQSDGLPNVPFPNLRYVEVVRCSRLEILFTTFTAKFLANQRADSRVM from the exons ATGAAGACAGTGATTGTGGATGAAGAAGGAACAGATGATATCATAGAGCTACCACTACTGAAGCGACTATCTATAACGCGTTGTCCCACGGAGAAATTCTTCTCATATCCTCATGGAAAGAAAGAGTCAGTAACCACTACTTCAAATTCGCAAGATGCTTATTTCGATTCCTTCTTTGATCAAAAG GTTAGTTTACCGAGCTTGGAGGAGTTAAAGCTTGAGTTAGAAGGATCCTTCAAAGGAATATGGCACAGTGAACTTATGGAAACTTCCTTCTGCAAATTAGCCACCCTCTCTATTGGATATTGCTCTAAGCTACACAACATCTTCCCTTCCACAATCATAGGGAGATTGCACAACCTAACAATTGTTGAGATTGAAAACTGTCCCTCTCTAGAATCATTGTTTGATTGTGGGTCCACGGAAGTAAAGACGGTGAGGGAAGCAGGAAAGTTGAAATGTACAGTGAAGAGCGACTCCCAAATGATTTTGAGTTTTCCTAGTCTTAAAAAAGTCCGTGTTTGCAATTGCTCCAACCTAAGATATCTCTTCCCCAGTTGTAGGGCCACAACTCTAGAGAAACTCGAGAGCCTATGGATTAGCAATTGtgaacaaatgaaggaagtggtTCCTAAGGAGACAGCCaaagaggatgatgaatcaTCACAACCGTTGTTCAATGAGATG GTTAGATTCCCCAATATAAGAAAACTACAAATTGAAGGTGCCCGGTGCAAAGAGCTATGGAACAGTCAAATTCCTTACGATTCCTTTTGCAAACTAGAATTTCTTCGATTGGAGCATTGTGACAATCTCCTATGTATTGCCCCATCCCACATGTGGAAGAAACTGCAGCTTTGTCTCGACTTCCTAGAAGTGAGATCATGCCGTTTGGTCGAGATCATATACAAAAGTGATGGGACAAATACAAAGAGTGGCAAATTGAGGAGGTTGGCTTTGCATGATCTAGAAAACTTGAGGCACATTTGGCAATCCGATGGTCTCCCAAATGTCCCATTCCCAAACTTGAGATATGTAGAGGTTGTGAGGTGCTCtcgtttggaaattcttttcaCAACCTTCACGGCAAAATTTCTCGCAAATCAAAGAGCTGATAGTAGAGTCATGTGA